In one Arachis duranensis cultivar V14167 chromosome 9, aradu.V14167.gnm2.J7QH, whole genome shotgun sequence genomic region, the following are encoded:
- the LOC107466352 gene encoding serine/threonine-protein phosphatase PP1 isozyme 3 gives MERGVVDGIINRLLEVRGKPGKQVQLSEAEIRQLCLVSKDIFLRQPNLLELDAPIKICGDIHGQYYDLLRIFENGGFPPRSNYLFLGDYVDRGNQSLETISLLLAYKIKYPQNIFLLRGNHECASINRIYGFYDECKRRYSVKLWKTFTDCFNCLPVAALIDDKILCMHGGLSPELHNLNRIRTLRRPVQVPDSGLLCDLLWSDPCGDIQGWGGSERGVSCTFGPDRVTEFLRKHDLDLICRAHQVVEDGYEFFANRQLVTIFSAPNYCGEFDNAGAMMSVDETLVCSFQILKPLENQKLQQLYKFGYGSTTTVKPSPPTKFKQAFLGANA, from the exons atggaacGTGGGGTTGTGGATGGCATTATCAACAGGCTTCTAGAAGTAAGAGGCAAACCGGGGAAGCAAGTGCAGCTCTCTGAGGCTGAGATCAGGCAGCTATGCCTTGTCTCCAAGGACATCTTCTTGAGACAACCTAACCTTTTGGAACTTGATGCACCAATCAAGATCTGTG GGGATATCCATGGTCAATATTATGATCTTCTGAGAATCTTTGAAAATGGTGGATTCCCACCTCGTTCCAATTACTTGTTCTTAGGAGACTACGTTGATCGCGGAAACCAAAGTCTTGAGACAATATCTCTTCTTCTAGCATACAAAATCAAATACCCTCAGAACATTTTCCTCCTCAGGGGAAACCATGAATGCGCTTCCATAAACCGTATCTACGGTTTCTACGACGAATGCAAGAGAAGATACAGTGTGAAGCTGTGGAAAACATTCACGGATTGCTTCAACTGCTTGCCCGTGGCGGCTCTTATCGACGACAAGATACTCTGCATGCATGGTGGACTCTCCCCTGAATTGCACAACTTGAACCGGATAAGGACTTTGCGCCGTCCGGTCCAAGTGCCCGACAGTGGTCTGCTATGTGATCTTCTCTGGTCTGATCCCTGCGGAGACATTCAAGGCTGGGGAGGAAGCGAACGCGGAGTTTCGTGTACTTTCGGCCCTGATAGGGTCACTGAGTTTCTGAGGAAGCATGATCTTGATTTGATCTGTAGAGCACATCAG GTGGTGGAAGACGGATATGAATTCTTTGCTAATAGGCAACTTGTAACAATCTTCTCTGCACCAAATTACTGTGGGGAATTTGACAATGCTGGTGCTATGATGAGTGTTGATGAGACACTTGTGTGTTCTTTCCAAATATTGAAGCCTCTAGAGAATCAAAAGCTGCAGCAGCTTTATAAGTTTGGTTATGGAAGCACAACTACAGTTAAGCCTAGTCCTCCCACAAAATTCAAG CAAGCATTTCTTGGTGCAAACGCATGA